Proteins encoded together in one Undibacterium sp. CCC3.4 window:
- a CDS encoding DUF423 domain-containing protein, whose translation MKPPGLIMAAAINLFLAVAAGAFGAHGLKTVLSLEMLAIWQTAVHYQMIHALGLLAIAMLGQHADARWLARAAIAFLLGMVIFSGSLYLLALSGLRWLGAITPLGGLAFLAGWAMLAWAAWLQRR comes from the coding sequence ATGAAGCCGCCAGGGCTGATCATGGCAGCGGCCATCAATCTGTTCCTGGCCGTGGCAGCCGGGGCTTTCGGTGCGCACGGATTGAAAACAGTATTGAGCCTGGAGATGCTGGCGATCTGGCAAACCGCCGTGCATTATCAAATGATCCATGCCCTCGGCCTGCTCGCCATCGCCATGCTGGGCCAGCACGCCGATGCGCGCTGGCTGGCGCGTGCCGCCATCGCGTTCTTGCTCGGTATGGTGATTTTCAGCGGCAGCTTGTATCTGCTGGCGCTGTCTGGCTTGCGCTGGCTCGGTGCCATCACGCCGCTGGGCGGGCTGGCATTCCTGGCTGGCTGGGCCATGTTGGCTTGGGCCGCTTGGCTGCAGCGGCGCTGA
- a CDS encoding HAMP domain-containing protein has translation MANVVNTVLHRLSLPSMMLMSRLSLRTKLFTMSALLVFPSLLLVGFLLQRIQADISTADNELAGVKISSHLMSIMLETQKHRGQLNLQFAGSDMATVLGATRKELTQQLDEFADLHARHPQFALAAPWAPLQTELRGLANGTVAENSAASLAQHTLLISKILDYCAYAGEQTGLLLDPEAATYFLMDAATIKVPAWIENIAILRGTGAGHIKAGTLAPEQKAEMISRVNALQISSKAVSDLTGALQRSGESMPSSATLAFDASRQFIELARTDLFGATVSGDASVYFASGSAAIAKAVAAQKELIARLSSLLQQRANEQRAHRDAIVLLLVTAFCATLYLLWGFYHSFMLALHAVRKSAVAVASGDLTQQIHIHGKDELAETGNILESMNLNLSGLVANVRTNASMVSQLGQSLAAGIGDLSMRTEQQASSLEQT, from the coding sequence ATGGCAAACGTCGTCAACACCGTCCTCCACCGCCTGAGCCTGCCGAGCATGATGCTCATGAGTCGACTCAGCTTGCGCACCAAACTCTTCACCATGTCGGCCCTGCTGGTGTTTCCAAGCCTATTACTGGTCGGTTTTCTGCTGCAACGCATCCAAGCGGACATCAGCACCGCCGACAATGAGTTAGCCGGCGTGAAAATCAGCAGCCACCTGATGAGCATCATGCTCGAAACACAAAAGCATCGCGGCCAACTCAACCTCCAATTCGCCGGCAGCGATATGGCCACGGTGCTCGGTGCGACGCGCAAAGAGTTAACCCAGCAACTCGATGAGTTTGCCGACCTCCACGCGCGTCACCCACAATTCGCCTTGGCTGCGCCATGGGCGCCACTGCAAACTGAATTGCGCGGCTTGGCCAACGGCACCGTGGCGGAAAACTCAGCAGCGAGCTTGGCGCAACACACTTTGCTGATTTCTAAAATTCTCGACTACTGCGCCTATGCTGGCGAACAAACCGGCTTATTGCTCGACCCGGAAGCCGCCACCTACTTTCTCATGGATGCCGCGACCATCAAAGTACCGGCTTGGATAGAAAACATCGCCATTTTGCGTGGTACCGGTGCCGGCCACATCAAGGCCGGTACACTGGCGCCGGAACAAAAAGCGGAAATGATTTCGCGCGTCAACGCCTTGCAAATCAGCAGCAAAGCCGTTTCTGATTTAACTGGTGCGCTGCAACGCTCCGGCGAAAGCATGCCGAGTTCGGCCACGCTAGCCTTTGATGCGAGCCGGCAGTTCATCGAACTGGCGCGTACCGACTTGTTCGGCGCAACCGTCAGCGGCGACGCCAGCGTGTATTTTGCCAGCGGCAGCGCGGCCATCGCCAAGGCTGTGGCGGCGCAAAAAGAATTGATCGCGCGCCTCAGCAGTTTGTTGCAGCAACGCGCAAACGAACAGCGCGCCCACCGCGACGCCATCGTGCTGCTGTTGGTCACGGCCTTTTGCGCCACGCTCTATTTATTGTGGGGCTTTTATCATAGCTTCATGCTGGCCTTGCACGCGGTCAGAAAATCGGCCGTGGCGGTGGCATCCGGTGATCTGACGCAACAAATTCATATTCATGGCAAGGATGAATTGGCCGAAACCGGGAATATCCTCGAAAGCATGAACCTCAATTTGTCCGGCTTGGTGGCGAATGTGCGTACCAATGCCAGCATGGTGTCTCAGTTGGGGCAAAGTTTGGCAGCCGGCATCGGTGATCTGTCGATGCGCACCGAGCAACAAGCCTCCAGTCTGGAGCAAACCTAA
- a CDS encoding DUF484 family protein, whose protein sequence is MNSTDIATYLIQHPHFFEEHAELLSAVKLTSPIMGRTISLQERQMEVVREKYRALELKLTDLMRIADENSSISNKFQRWTRTLLLARNDVDLPHMLTRDLQEIFDLPHATVRLWDVAADFSHTWFAEPVSADARLFANSLKVPFCGANQDFEAAGWFDTELAVASIALLPLRLSADAACFGMLVLGSPDLARYTKDMHTDFLVQIADTSSAALSCLIDH, encoded by the coding sequence ATGAATTCAACTGACATCGCAACCTATCTGATCCAACATCCGCATTTTTTTGAAGAACATGCAGAATTGCTCAGTGCTGTAAAACTCACCAGCCCCATCATGGGCCGTACTATTTCCTTGCAGGAAAGACAAATGGAGGTCGTGCGCGAAAAATATCGCGCCCTCGAACTCAAGCTGACGGACTTAATGCGCATTGCTGATGAAAATTCCAGCATCAGCAATAAATTCCAACGCTGGACCCGTACACTTTTGTTAGCACGCAATGATGTTGATCTACCGCATATGCTGACACGCGATCTGCAAGAAATTTTCGACCTGCCGCACGCCACCGTCCGTTTATGGGATGTTGCCGCCGATTTTTCGCATACCTGGTTTGCCGAACCGGTGAGCGCCGACGCGCGCTTGTTTGCCAATAGTTTGAAAGTCCCGTTCTGCGGTGCCAATCAAGATTTTGAAGCGGCCGGCTGGTTCGATACCGAACTCGCCGTTGCCTCAATCGCCTTGCTGCCGCTGCGCCTGTCCGCCGATGCGGCCTGCTTCGGCATGCTGGTCTTGGGTTCACCCGATCTGGCGCGCTACACCAAGGACATGCATACCGATTTCTTGGTTCAGATCGCCGACACCAGCAGCGCGGCGCTCAGCTGTCTGATCGACCACTGA
- a CDS encoding tyrosine recombinase XerC, whose translation MPERYLEVLRSQRQLSAHTLASYALDLQELQNFAGTQPLIALSGGQIRHFTSRLHARGLNPRSIARTLSGWRGFYRWLMETEGLASNPVDTVRAPRKTRPLPQALGVDDAIRLVSQARPTPHNEQASPCPNHAMFELLYSSGLRVSELAGLDVRPINEPAHHSLGWVDLAQAEVHVTGKGGKPRIVPVGRPALAALRTWLTQRDSLLKSDPYPLFLSSRGTRISPRLIQLRIKAHANSLAIAANVHPHMLRHSFASHLLQSSGDLRAVQELLGHSSLAATQIYTSLDFQHLAKVYDETHPRAKKK comes from the coding sequence CTGCCGGAGCGTTATCTCGAAGTCTTGCGCAGTCAACGCCAACTGAGCGCGCATACCTTGGCCAGCTATGCGCTCGATTTGCAGGAATTACAAAATTTTGCCGGCACGCAGCCGCTGATCGCCCTCAGCGGCGGACAAATTCGCCACTTCACCTCGCGCTTACATGCGCGCGGCCTCAATCCGCGCAGCATCGCCCGCACCCTGTCTGGCTGGCGCGGTTTTTATCGTTGGTTAATGGAAACCGAGGGTTTGGCCAGCAACCCGGTCGATACCGTGCGAGCACCAAGAAAAACTCGACCGCTGCCGCAAGCCTTGGGGGTCGACGATGCCATTCGTCTGGTCTCACAAGCGCGCCCCACTCCCCACAACGAGCAAGCCAGCCCCTGCCCCAACCACGCCATGTTTGAATTACTGTATTCGAGCGGCCTGCGGGTGTCGGAACTGGCGGGCCTCGATGTGCGCCCGATCAACGAGCCAGCGCACCACTCACTGGGTTGGGTAGACTTGGCGCAAGCCGAGGTGCATGTCACCGGTAAGGGCGGCAAACCACGCATCGTGCCGGTGGGTAGGCCGGCGCTGGCAGCGCTGCGCACTTGGCTGACACAGCGCGACAGCCTGCTTAAAAGCGATCCCTACCCGCTGTTTCTCAGTTCGCGCGGCACCCGCATCTCGCCGCGCTTGATACAGTTGCGCATCAAGGCGCACGCCAACAGCCTGGCCATCGCGGCCAATGTACACCCGCATATGCTGCGCCATTCCTTTGCCTCGCATTTACTGCAATCGTCGGGCGACTTACGCGCCGTCCAAGAGTTACTGGGCCACAGCTCGCTGGCAGCAACCCAAATTTATACCTCCCTCGATTTTCAGCACTTGGCCAAGGTGTACGATGAAACCCATCCGCGTGCCAAGAAAAAATAA
- a CDS encoding Fur family transcriptional regulator, with the protein MNPAITPTTRPNAADLLAAHGVRATGARLSVLTCLLHAPQAMSHLELQQALPEMDRVTLYRALDCLSLAGIAHKIAGDDRVFRYGTAEARAHEPQHYSHSHFKCTRCKRVFCLDDSQQASALHQQLQASVAHALLSGFQTHDIELNIKGWCAACVN; encoded by the coding sequence ATGAACCCAGCCATCACTCCGACTACCCGGCCAAACGCCGCCGATTTATTGGCCGCCCACGGTGTCCGTGCCACCGGTGCACGGCTGAGCGTACTGACTTGCCTGTTGCACGCGCCGCAAGCGATGTCGCACTTAGAATTGCAGCAAGCGCTGCCGGAGATGGACCGCGTCACGCTGTACCGCGCACTTGATTGCCTGAGTCTGGCGGGGATCGCCCATAAAATTGCCGGCGATGATAGAGTTTTTCGCTACGGTACCGCCGAAGCCCGTGCTCATGAACCGCAACACTATTCGCACAGCCACTTCAAGTGTACGCGCTGCAAACGCGTTTTTTGCTTGGACGATAGCCAACAAGCCAGCGCCTTGCATCAGCAATTACAAGCCAGCGTCGCGCACGCCTTGCTAAGCGGCTTCCAAACCCATGACATCGAACTCAATATCAAAGGCTGGTGCGCTGCTTGCGTGAATTGA
- a CDS encoding methyl-accepting chemotaxis protein, with product MKSNADSALAVNGLAANVRLIAESGGTSMHAAVESMQGIQSSALKVQEIISIIDSIAFQTNILALNAAVEAARAGEQGRGFAVVASEVRGLAQRSADSARQIRTLIDASVEQVKHGVGQINEVSLTLSDIVAGIRNLATNIDAISTASGEQSNGLAQIAQALRELDEITQSNGQMAEQAKSSSLNLEERAALLAQAVATFKLRQGTADEAHAMVKQAVRRYRARGQAALAEITADAQQEFANKDMYVFAFNRNGQYLAFGGNRDKLKLNLFHINGLDGQKLVSDAFALPAAGGWVDYSINNPVSQKVEHKVSYIEAVTDNLVLGCGIYKL from the coding sequence GTGAAAAGCAATGCCGACAGTGCACTGGCCGTCAATGGCCTGGCTGCCAATGTGCGCCTGATTGCCGAATCCGGTGGCACCAGCATGCATGCGGCAGTTGAATCAATGCAAGGCATACAGAGCAGTGCACTGAAAGTGCAGGAAATCATATCGATCATCGACTCGATCGCGTTTCAGACTAATATTCTCGCGCTCAATGCCGCCGTCGAAGCCGCGCGAGCCGGTGAACAAGGACGTGGTTTCGCCGTGGTGGCCTCGGAAGTCCGCGGACTGGCGCAGCGCAGCGCCGATTCGGCGCGGCAAATCCGTACTCTCATCGATGCTTCGGTAGAGCAAGTCAAGCATGGCGTGGGCCAAATCAATGAAGTCAGTCTGACGCTCAGCGATATCGTCGCCGGCATCCGCAACCTCGCGACCAATATCGATGCCATTTCCACCGCCTCAGGCGAGCAAAGTAACGGACTGGCACAAATCGCCCAAGCGCTGCGCGAACTCGATGAAATTACCCAAAGCAATGGGCAAATGGCAGAGCAAGCCAAGAGTTCTTCGCTCAACTTGGAAGAGCGCGCAGCGCTGCTGGCCCAGGCCGTCGCCACCTTCAAGTTGCGTCAGGGAACGGCTGACGAAGCCCATGCGATGGTGAAACAGGCGGTGCGCCGCTACCGCGCCCGTGGTCAAGCGGCCTTGGCCGAGATCACCGCCGATGCGCAGCAGGAGTTTGCCAACAAAGATATGTATGTGTTTGCCTTCAACCGTAACGGTCAATATCTGGCCTTCGGTGGCAATCGCGACAAACTCAAGCTCAATCTGTTCCATATCAATGGCTTGGATGGTCAGAAACTGGTCAGTGATGCCTTCGCTTTGCCGGCGGCCGGCGGCTGGGTCGATTACAGCATCAACAACCCGGTTTCGCAAAAAGTCGAGCATAAAGTATCGTATATTGAAGCCGTGACCGATAATCTGGTGCTGGGCTGCGGGATCTATAAGCTATAG
- a CDS encoding indolepyruvate ferredoxin oxidoreductase family protein, translating to MNAPLKFGSQELIDTSITLDDKFTLERGRAFMTGTQALIRLMMLQQQADQQAGLNTAGYISGYRGSPLGNVDLTAAKAKKHLARHHVKFHPGVNEDLAATSVWGTQQVNMFPGAKYDGVFAMWYGKGPGVDRCGDVFKHANLAGTSPHGGVLVVAGDDHAAKSSTAAHQSEHILKACGIPVLYPSTVQEYLDYGLHGIALSRYTGLWVSMKCVTDIVESGAVVEIDPDRVKPIIPSDFVLPADGVNIRTPDPVLAQETRMNNYKWYAALAYVRANKLNQIIWDSPVAKIGIITAGKSYLDTRQALADLGIDEQVARDIGIRLYKIGMTWPLESEGVREFATGLEEILVVEEKRQILEYALKEELYNWEDKVRPRVVGKFDDSGEWSNLHGSGHGEWLLPATYELSPAQIARAIASRISRYFAGHPVAQLVQQRVAYLEAKENMLVGVGKPDPNKDRVPHFCSGCPHNTSTKVPAGSRALAGIGCHYMVTWMDRETSTFTHMGAEGVTWVGQAPFTDEKHVFCNLGDGTYYHSGLLAIRAAVSGEVNITYKILFNDAVAMTGGQEFDGPLDPGIISRQIAAEGVGPIIVVTDEPEKYPSDYPWAPGVTVRHRRDLDAVQRELRAAVGVSAMIYDQTCASEKRRRRKKIDKNGQPGFPDPAKRAVINEAVCEGCGDCSVQSNCLSVEPLETELGRKRQINQSSCNKDFSCVNGFCPSFVTVEGGKLKKPAKTKIAPGHALDVDSLPYPSLPSTATPFGVLVTGVGGTGVVTIGQIMAMAAHLQGKACSVLDMTGLAQKGGAVMSHVRLADRADDIQSTRVGTGMADLVIGCDLIVTAGKDALSRMGEGRTHAAINANGTPTATFIKNPDWQFPGQDAADDIRKACGNDRVDMIDAAAIATALMGDNIATNMFLLGYAWQKGWVPLQHSALMRAIELNGVAIDFNKQAFNWGRLAAHDLLAVTRLAAPAQVIEIKRSPGVDELIATRTAFLSDYQDAAYAAQYSAFVAQVRAAESRLVDGKPLRLTEAVAKYLFKLMAYKDEYEVARLYTDGKFEKKIAALFEGDYAIHYHLAPPLFAKRDADGHLIKQQFGPWMKKAFGVLAGLKSLRGGPFDVFGYTEERRMERALPLGYRADIVALLPLLTTENLAKAVALASIPEDIRGYGHVKERHLAAAKLKQAGLLAEFHQKSD from the coding sequence ATGAACGCACCCCTCAAATTCGGGTCGCAGGAGTTGATCGACACCTCGATTACCCTCGACGATAAATTCACGCTTGAGCGCGGCCGCGCTTTCATGACAGGTACCCAGGCGCTGATACGCCTGATGATGCTGCAGCAGCAAGCGGATCAACAAGCTGGCCTCAATACCGCCGGTTACATCAGTGGCTACCGCGGTTCACCGCTCGGCAATGTCGATCTGACTGCGGCCAAGGCGAAGAAGCACTTGGCGCGGCACCATGTCAAATTTCATCCGGGCGTCAATGAAGATCTGGCTGCCACCAGTGTCTGGGGCACGCAACAAGTGAATATGTTTCCTGGCGCCAAGTACGATGGCGTGTTTGCCATGTGGTATGGCAAAGGCCCGGGTGTAGACCGCTGTGGCGACGTGTTCAAGCATGCCAATCTGGCTGGTACCTCGCCGCATGGTGGTGTGTTGGTGGTGGCGGGCGACGACCATGCCGCCAAATCGTCGACGGCCGCGCATCAGAGTGAACACATCCTCAAAGCTTGCGGCATTCCGGTGCTGTATCCATCGACGGTGCAGGAGTACCTCGATTACGGCTTGCACGGCATCGCGCTGTCGCGTTACACCGGCCTGTGGGTATCGATGAAATGCGTGACCGACATCGTCGAGTCCGGTGCCGTGGTCGAAATCGATCCGGATCGTGTGAAACCGATCATCCCGAGCGATTTTGTCTTGCCGGCGGACGGTGTCAATATCCGCACGCCCGATCCTGTGCTGGCACAGGAAACGCGTATGAACAATTACAAATGGTATGCCGCGCTGGCGTATGTGCGGGCCAATAAACTCAATCAAATTATTTGGGATAGCCCGGTCGCCAAGATCGGCATCATTACCGCCGGTAAATCCTACCTCGACACACGCCAGGCGCTGGCCGATCTCGGCATCGATGAACAAGTGGCGCGCGACATCGGGATTCGCTTGTATAAAATCGGCATGACTTGGCCGCTGGAATCGGAAGGCGTGCGCGAATTCGCCACCGGTTTGGAAGAAATTCTGGTGGTCGAAGAAAAACGCCAGATCCTCGAATATGCACTCAAGGAAGAATTGTATAACTGGGAAGACAAAGTGCGCCCGCGTGTGGTCGGCAAGTTCGACGATTCCGGCGAATGGAGTAATTTGCACGGCTCCGGTCACGGTGAATGGCTGCTGCCGGCCACCTATGAACTGAGCCCGGCCCAGATCGCCCGCGCCATCGCCTCGCGCATCAGCCGATATTTTGCCGGTCATCCGGTGGCGCAATTGGTGCAGCAACGCGTGGCTTATTTGGAAGCCAAGGAAAATATGCTCGTCGGCGTCGGCAAACCCGACCCGAATAAAGACCGGGTGCCGCATTTCTGCTCCGGCTGTCCACACAATACCTCAACCAAAGTACCAGCTGGCAGCCGTGCGCTGGCCGGTATCGGTTGCCATTACATGGTGACCTGGATGGATCGTGAAACCTCGACCTTCACCCATATGGGTGCCGAAGGCGTGACTTGGGTAGGGCAGGCACCGTTTACCGATGAAAAACATGTGTTTTGCAATCTCGGCGACGGCACCTATTACCATTCCGGTTTGCTGGCAATTCGTGCGGCGGTGTCGGGCGAAGTCAATATCACCTATAAAATTCTGTTCAATGATGCCGTCGCCATGACCGGTGGTCAGGAATTCGACGGCCCGCTCGACCCCGGCATCATCTCACGGCAAATCGCTGCCGAAGGCGTCGGCCCCATCATCGTCGTCACCGACGAACCGGAAAAATATCCCAGCGATTACCCATGGGCACCCGGTGTGACAGTACGTCATCGTCGTGACCTCGACGCGGTACAACGCGAACTGCGCGCAGCGGTCGGCGTTTCGGCGATGATTTATGATCAAACCTGCGCTTCGGAAAAACGCCGGCGCCGGAAAAAAATCGACAAGAACGGACAACCTGGTTTTCCTGACCCGGCCAAACGCGCCGTGATCAACGAGGCAGTATGCGAAGGCTGCGGCGACTGTTCGGTGCAATCGAATTGTTTGTCGGTCGAACCTTTGGAAACCGAATTGGGCCGCAAACGCCAGATCAACCAATCCTCATGCAACAAGGATTTTTCTTGTGTGAACGGATTTTGTCCCAGCTTCGTCACGGTTGAAGGCGGCAAGTTGAAAAAGCCAGCTAAAACCAAGATCGCTCCTGGTCATGCGCTTGATGTCGACAGCTTGCCGTATCCGAGCTTGCCGAGCACCGCCACACCATTCGGTGTCTTGGTCACCGGTGTCGGCGGTACCGGCGTGGTAACGATAGGCCAGATCATGGCAATGGCCGCGCACTTGCAGGGCAAAGCTTGTTCCGTGCTCGACATGACAGGGTTGGCGCAAAAAGGTGGGGCCGTGATGTCGCATGTGCGTCTGGCCGACCGCGCCGACGATATTCAGTCGACACGCGTTGGTACCGGCATGGCCGATTTGGTAATCGGTTGCGATCTCATCGTCACCGCCGGTAAAGATGCCTTGTCACGCATGGGCGAAGGGCGTACTCATGCCGCCATCAATGCGAATGGGACGCCGACGGCGACCTTCATTAAAAACCCTGACTGGCAATTTCCCGGTCAGGACGCCGCCGACGATATACGTAAAGCCTGCGGCAACGACCGAGTTGACATGATTGATGCCGCAGCGATTGCGACCGCGCTGATGGGTGACAATATCGCCACCAATATGTTCTTGCTCGGCTATGCTTGGCAAAAGGGCTGGGTACCGCTGCAGCACAGCGCGCTGATGCGAGCCATCGAACTCAATGGCGTGGCCATCGATTTCAATAAGCAAGCCTTTAACTGGGGCCGTTTGGCAGCGCACGATTTACTCGCCGTCACGCGTTTGGCGGCACCGGCACAAGTTATTGAAATCAAACGCAGTCCCGGCGTCGATGAACTGATCGCCACGCGCACGGCATTCCTGAGCGATTACCAAGACGCTGCGTATGCCGCCCAATACAGTGCTTTTGTGGCGCAAGTGCGGGCCGCAGAAAGCCGTCTGGTCGATGGCAAGCCCCTGCGTTTGACTGAAGCGGTGGCAAAATACCTGTTCAAACTGATGGCTTACAAGGATGAGTATGAAGTGGCGCGGCTCTACACCGACGGCAAGTTCGAAAAGAAAATTGCGGCGCTGTTTGAAGGTGATTACGCTATCCATTACCACTTGGCACCACCGCTGTTTGCCAAGCGCGATGCCGATGGCCACTTGATCAAACAACAGTTCGGTCCGTGGATGAAAAAAGCCTTCGGCGTCTTAGCTGGTTTGAAGTCGCTGCGCGGCGGTCCGTTTGATGTGTTCGGGTACACCGAAGAGCGACGCATGGAACGGGCTTTACCGCTCGGCTATCGTGCCGACATCGTTGCTTTACTGCCGCTGCTGACAACGGAGAATTTGGCCAAAGCAGTGGCGCTGGCCAGTATTCCTGAAGACATCCGCGGTTACGGCCATGTCAAGGAACGTCATCTGGCGGCTGCCAAGTTGAAACAAGCCGGTTTGCTGGCGGAGTTTCATCAAAAATCTGACTAG
- the dapF gene encoding diaminopimelate epimerase, with translation MKLTFTKMHGAGNDFVVIDAINQHVELSAAQWRHIADRRFGIGADQILVVQRSSLPEVDFRYRIFNADGGEVEQCGNGSRAFVRFVIEKKLTDKAAIRVETMSGIIAPRMESDGSITVDMGPPQLAPAKLPFDTQGLNSRPVALDALWPLDVAGDTRWVSLVSMGNPHAVQVLDDVASYPVATEGPLIEQHARFAKRVNAGFMQVLDRQHIRLRVYERGAGETLACGTGACAAVVAGILRGLLDSPVAVSMAGGELSIAWQGSGTPVMLSGPAVTVFEGEITL, from the coding sequence ATGAAACTCACATTCACCAAAATGCATGGTGCTGGCAATGATTTTGTCGTCATCGATGCCATTAATCAGCATGTCGAACTCAGCGCTGCGCAGTGGCGTCACATTGCCGATCGCCGTTTTGGCATCGGTGCCGACCAAATTCTGGTGGTACAACGCTCCAGCCTGCCTGAAGTCGATTTCCGTTATCGTATTTTTAACGCCGACGGCGGTGAAGTCGAGCAATGCGGCAATGGCTCACGTGCCTTCGTGCGTTTTGTCATCGAGAAAAAACTCACCGACAAAGCGGCTATCCGGGTAGAAACCATGAGCGGCATCATTGCGCCGCGCATGGAAAGCGATGGCAGCATCACGGTCGACATGGGGCCACCGCAGTTGGCACCGGCCAAATTGCCATTCGATACGCAAGGGCTGAACAGCCGCCCAGTCGCGCTCGACGCCCTGTGGCCACTCGACGTGGCCGGCGACACCCGCTGGGTCTCGCTGGTTTCCATGGGTAATCCGCATGCCGTCCAAGTGCTCGACGATGTGGCAAGCTATCCGGTGGCAACAGAAGGCCCGCTGATCGAGCAACATGCGCGTTTCGCCAAACGCGTCAATGCCGGCTTCATGCAAGTACTCGACCGTCAACATATTCGTCTGCGCGTGTACGAACGCGGTGCCGGCGAAACGCTGGCCTGTGGCACCGGTGCCTGTGCGGCAGTCGTCGCCGGCATCCTGCGCGGCTTGCTCGACAGCCCGGTAGCAGTCAGTATGGCTGGCGGCGAGCTGTCGATCGCATGGCAAGGTTCCGGCACGCCGGTTATGCTCAGCGGACCGGCGGTCACGGTCTTCGAAGGCGAAATCACTCTCTGA
- a CDS encoding oligopeptide:H+ symporter: protein MFTLKQKFAAIPSGSAALFFIQIFATLGFAVLYSTLVLYATSKLHFSIKEATAIMGVFGAFNYGLHLFGGYLGGRLISNRNLFIGGMLLQVLGCACISGGSVAQLYWGLALFLTGSGLNVTCINMMLTQRFAPEDERRESAFLWNYAGMNLGFFIGFSAAGYYQLEQDYASLFIFATLGNFVAIVLAALNWNTLADRNTPLSALKPAQFRKNLALGLAVLIGLVPVVFYLLHQAESTEQIILWIGGAVGLALAALTLLHRERRERRNMTAYLMLTLGSLVFWTLYQMAPTGLQLFADKNVDRLVWGVEIAPQWIQNINAFVIMIGGPLLAIWFKHLRARAWKLDVPLQFALALLLIGGGFLVLPLGIWLAPADGMVAFKWLFISYILQSLGELLISPVGYAMIGRLAPTKYQGVMMGTWMLVTGEASILASYFSGMVPDPAAGGAVSSNPVYSQVFGMLGWGSVGVGLLLVVLIPFLRTLISSGPSDEATA from the coding sequence TTGTTCACCCTCAAACAAAAATTCGCCGCCATACCGAGCGGTTCGGCCGCACTGTTTTTCATTCAAATTTTTGCCACGCTCGGTTTTGCCGTACTGTATTCGACCTTGGTCTTGTATGCCACCAGCAAACTGCATTTCAGTATCAAAGAGGCCACGGCCATCATGGGGGTGTTCGGTGCCTTCAATTATGGCTTGCATTTGTTTGGCGGTTACCTCGGCGGGCGATTGATCAGTAACCGTAATCTGTTCATCGGCGGCATGCTCTTGCAAGTGTTGGGCTGCGCCTGTATCTCCGGTGGCAGCGTGGCCCAGTTGTATTGGGGTTTGGCTTTGTTTTTGACCGGCAGCGGGCTCAACGTCACCTGTATCAATATGATGCTCACGCAACGCTTCGCGCCTGAGGATGAGCGTCGCGAGAGTGCTTTTTTGTGGAATTACGCCGGCATGAATCTCGGCTTTTTCATCGGCTTTTCCGCCGCCGGCTATTACCAGCTTGAGCAGGATTACGCCAGCCTGTTCATCTTTGCCACGCTCGGCAATTTTGTGGCCATCGTGTTGGCAGCACTGAATTGGAACACGCTGGCTGACCGTAACACGCCCTTAAGCGCGCTCAAACCGGCGCAGTTTCGGAAAAACTTGGCGCTCGGTTTGGCCGTCTTGATCGGTTTGGTGCCGGTGGTGTTTTACCTGCTGCATCAAGCCGAATCGACCGAGCAAATCATCCTCTGGATCGGTGGCGCAGTCGGCCTGGCATTGGCGGCCTTGACCTTGCTGCATCGCGAGCGCCGCGAACGGCGCAATATGACGGCCTACCTGATGCTGACGCTCGGTTCCTTGGTGTTCTGGACTTTGTATCAGATGGCCCCTACTGGTTTGCAATTGTTTGCCGATAAAAATGTCGATCGCCTGGTGTGGGGCGTAGAAATTGCGCCGCAATGGATACAGAACATCAACGCCTTTGTGATTATGATAGGCGGACCCTTGCTGGCGATCTGGTTCAAACATCTGCGCGCACGCGCTTGGAAGCTCGATGTGCCGCTACAATTTGCGCTGGCGCTGCTGCTCATTGGCGGCGGCTTTTTAGTGCTGCCGCTGGGAATCTGGCTGGCCCCGGCCGATGGCATGGTGGCATTCAAGTGGCTGTTCATCAGTTATATCTTGCAAAGCCTTGGTGAGTTGCTGATTTCACCAGTCGGCTATGCCATGATAGGGCGCTTGGCACCGACCAAATATCAAGGAGTAATGATGGGAACGTGGATGTTGGTCACCGGCGAGGCCTCGATTCTGGCCAGTTATTTTTCCGGTATGGTGCCCGATCCTGCCGCCGGCGGGGCCGTCAGCAGTAATCCGGTTTACAGCCAGGTGTTCGGCATGCTCGGCTGGGGCAGTGTCGGGGTCGGGCTCTTGCTGGTAGTTTTGATTCCATTTTTACGCACACTCATCAGCAGTGGTCCTAGCGATGAGGCCACAGCATGA